The Tardiphaga alba genome includes a window with the following:
- a CDS encoding 3-hydroxyacyl-CoA dehydrogenase, with protein sequence MTMKDRHVGIVGVGLIGRAWAAIFARAGWTVRLTDPHRPTLEAAPKLIRDELHALARHGLASDPDGAAARISIAADLADAVKDVAFVQENGPENVDQKIAIFAELDRLAPADALLASSTSAIVASRFTEMLPGRARCLVGHPVNPPHLVPLVELCGAPWTSQQTIDRARAIYREIGQVPVTVNREINGFILNRLQGALLAEAFRLVGEGYVSAEDLDHTVKDGLGLRWSFLGPLETIELNAPGGIPDYCARYTGFYKELAAAAAGPEVYQSPNVDRVIAAWPHQPSPERIAALTQQRNERLAALAAHKAAQRTS encoded by the coding sequence ATGACAATGAAAGATCGACATGTCGGGATCGTGGGCGTTGGACTGATCGGGCGCGCATGGGCTGCCATCTTTGCGCGTGCCGGATGGACCGTGCGATTGACCGATCCGCATCGCCCGACGCTGGAGGCAGCGCCAAAACTCATTCGTGATGAGTTGCATGCGCTGGCGCGTCACGGTCTTGCCAGTGATCCCGATGGCGCGGCTGCACGGATATCGATCGCGGCCGATCTGGCAGATGCTGTGAAGGATGTCGCCTTCGTGCAGGAGAACGGTCCCGAAAATGTCGATCAGAAGATCGCGATTTTCGCGGAACTGGATCGGCTCGCGCCCGCCGATGCGCTGCTGGCCTCATCCACATCGGCCATCGTCGCCTCGCGTTTCACGGAAATGCTGCCGGGGCGTGCGCGATGCCTGGTCGGTCATCCCGTCAATCCACCGCATCTGGTGCCGCTGGTCGAACTCTGCGGTGCACCGTGGACGTCGCAGCAGACCATCGATCGCGCCCGCGCCATCTATCGCGAGATCGGGCAGGTGCCGGTCACGGTCAATCGCGAGATCAATGGTTTCATCCTCAACCGGCTGCAGGGCGCCTTGCTGGCCGAGGCGTTCCGGCTCGTGGGCGAGGGTTATGTGTCGGCCGAGGATCTCGATCACACCGTCAAGGATGGCCTGGGCTTGCGCTGGTCGTTTCTCGGCCCGCTGGAAACCATCGAGCTCAATGCGCCCGGTGGCATTCCGGACTACTGCGCGCGCTATACCGGCTTCTACAAGGAACTCGCTGCGGCCGCGGCCGGCCCCGAGGTCTATCAGAGCCCGAATGTCGATCGGGTGATCGCGGCATGGCCGCATCAGCCGTCACCGGAGCGGATTGCTGCGCTGACACAGCAGCGCAACGAACGCCTGGCAGCATTGGCAGCCCACAAGGCTGCGCAACGCACATCCTGA